Proteins found in one Microtus pennsylvanicus isolate mMicPen1 chromosome 14, mMicPen1.hap1, whole genome shotgun sequence genomic segment:
- the LOC142834618 gene encoding acyl-coenzyme A thioesterase 1-like isoform X2 has protein sequence MAPIIILEPAGGCLCDQPVHIAVRGLAPEQPVTLRAALRDEKGALFRAHARYRADPHGELDLARAPALGGSFAGLEPMGLLWAMEPDRPFWRLIKRDVQTPFVVELEVLDGHEPDGGRLLARVVHERHFMAPGVRRVPVREGRVRATLFLPPGNGPFPGIIDLFGLGGGLLEYRASLLAGKGFAVLALAYYNYDDLPKSLRTIHLEYFEEAVNYLLSHPQVKGPGIGLLGISKGGELGLAMASFLKGIKAAVFINGSVAAVGNSINYKDETIPPLSSLRGRAKMTKDGLLDVVEGLQSPLVETKSIIPVERSDTTFLLLVGQDDHNWKSEFYANEISKRLQAHGKEKPQIILYPEAGHYIEPPYFPLYKAGMHVLVGTNITFGGEPKPHAMAQVDAWQQLQTFFHKHLGAEEKTIPAKL, from the exons ATGGCTCCTATAATTATCCTGGAGCCTGCGGGTGGTTGCCTCTGCGACCAGCCAGTGCACATCGCCGTGCGCGGCTTGGCCCCCGAACAGCCCGTCACGCTGCGCGCCGCCCTGCGCGACGAGAAAGGCGCGCTCTTCCGCGCCCACGCGCGCTACCGCGCCGACCCCCACGGCGAGCTGGACCTGGCGCGCGCGCCCGCGCTGGGCGGCAGCTTCGCGGGGCTCGAGCCCATGGGGCTGCTCTGGGCCATGGAGCCCGACCGGCCTTTCTGGCGCCTGATAAAGCGCGACGTGCAGACGCCCTTCGTGGTGGAGCTGGAGGTGCTGGACGGCCACGAGCCCGACGGCGGGCGGCTGCTGGCGCGGGTGGTGCACGAGCGTCACTTCATGGCTCCCGGAGTACGGCGCGTGCCCGTGCGCGAGGGCCGTGTGCGCGCCacgctcttcctgcctccag gaAATGGACCCTTTCCTGGGATCATAGACCTTTTCGGACTTGGAGGTGGCCTTCTGGAGTATCGGGCTAGTCTGCTCGCTGGGAAGGGCTTTGCTGTCCTGGCTCTGGCTTATTATAACTACGATGATCTCCCCAAGAGCTTGCGCACTATCCACCTGGAATACTTTGAGGAAGCTGTGAACTACCTGCTCAGTCACCCTCAG GTAAAAGGTCCAGGAATTGGGCTGCTTGGAATTTCCAAAGGGGGTGAACTTGGCCTTGCTATGGCCTCCTTCCTGAAGGGCATCAAAGCTGCTGTCTTCATCAATGGCTCTGTGGCCGCTGTTGGGAACAGCATAAACTACAAGGATGAGACTATCCCTCCTTTGTCTTCTTTGAGAGGTCGAGCCAAAATGACCAAAGATGGCCTTTTGGATGTTGTGGAAGGACTTCAAAGCCCTTTGGTAGAGACGAAGAGCATCATCCCTGTGGAAAGGTCTGACACCACCTTCCTGCTCCTTGTGGGTCAGGATGACCACAACTGGAAGAGCGAGTTCTATGCCAATGAGATCTCCAAACGCTTACAGGCCCATGGGAAAGAGAAGCCCCAGATCATCTTATACCCAGAAGCAGGGCACTATATTGAGCCCCCTTACTTCCCCCTGTACAAGGCTGGCATGCATGTCCTGGTGGGTACTAATATCACCTTTGGAGGGGAGCCTAAGCCTCATGCCATGGCCCAAGTGGATGCATGGCAGCAACTCCAGACTTTCTTCCACAAACACTTGGGTGCTGAAGAGAAGACGATTCCAGCAaaactgtga
- the LOC142834618 gene encoding acyl-coenzyme A thioesterase 3-like isoform X1, with translation MAPIIILEPAGGCLCDQPVHIAVRGLAPEQPVTLRAALRDEKGALFRAHARYRADPHGELDLARAPALGGSFAGLEPMGLLWAMEPDRPFWRLIKRDVQTPFVVELEVLDGHEPDGGRLLARVVHERHFMAPGVRRVPVREGRVRATLFLPPGNGPFPGIIDLFGLGGGLLEYRASLLAGKGFAVLALAYYNYDDLPKSLRTIHLEYFEEAVNYLLSHPQRSSQNDQRWPFGCCGRTSKPFGRDEEHHPCGKV, from the exons ATGGCTCCTATAATTATCCTGGAGCCTGCGGGTGGTTGCCTCTGCGACCAGCCAGTGCACATCGCCGTGCGCGGCTTGGCCCCCGAACAGCCCGTCACGCTGCGCGCCGCCCTGCGCGACGAGAAAGGCGCGCTCTTCCGCGCCCACGCGCGCTACCGCGCCGACCCCCACGGCGAGCTGGACCTGGCGCGCGCGCCCGCGCTGGGCGGCAGCTTCGCGGGGCTCGAGCCCATGGGGCTGCTCTGGGCCATGGAGCCCGACCGGCCTTTCTGGCGCCTGATAAAGCGCGACGTGCAGACGCCCTTCGTGGTGGAGCTGGAGGTGCTGGACGGCCACGAGCCCGACGGCGGGCGGCTGCTGGCGCGGGTGGTGCACGAGCGTCACTTCATGGCTCCCGGAGTACGGCGCGTGCCCGTGCGCGAGGGCCGTGTGCGCGCCacgctcttcctgcctccag gaAATGGACCCTTTCCTGGGATCATAGACCTTTTCGGACTTGGAGGTGGCCTTCTGGAGTATCGGGCTAGTCTGCTCGCTGGGAAGGGCTTTGCTGTCCTGGCTCTGGCTTATTATAACTACGATGATCTCCCCAAGAGCTTGCGCACTATCCACCTGGAATACTTTGAGGAAGCTGTGAACTACCTGCTCAGTCACCCTCAG AGGTCGAGCCAAAATGACCAAAGATGGCCTTTTGGATGTTGTGGAAGGACTTCAAAGCCCTTTGGTAGAGACGAAGAGCATCATCCCTGTGGAAAGGTCTGA